A DNA window from Bacteroidota bacterium contains the following coding sequences:
- a CDS encoding 1-deoxy-D-xylulose-5-phosphate reductoisomerase, translated as MSKEKKHIAILGSTGSIGTQALEVIKEHRDVFELEVITANFNADLLIKQAIEFKPNAVVIADETKYEYIASVLQPLDIKVYAGIESVCQVVEMEEIDIVLTALVGYAGLKPTLNAIRAGKQIALANKETLVVAGELVTSEARGKGVNIYPVDSEHSAIFQCLVGEFHNPIEKIYLTASGGPFRGKNAEYLKTVTKLQALKHPNWEMGAKITIDSATLMNKGLEVIEAKWLFNLKPNQIDVIVHPQSIIHSIVQFEDGSMKAQMGLPNMKLPIQYALSYPNRLKSNIKRFNFLDYPELTFEQPDKKTFRNLALAFEALNAGGNMPCVINAANEVMVDAFLQEKVAFFKMPELIEKCMQKINFISKPVYDDYVQTDIETRKVAKDLLNN; from the coding sequence TTGAGTAAAGAAAAAAAGCATATTGCCATTCTAGGCTCAACAGGATCCATAGGCACACAGGCTCTGGAAGTAATTAAAGAGCATAGAGATGTATTTGAATTGGAGGTAATTACTGCCAATTTTAATGCTGATTTATTGATTAAGCAGGCAATTGAGTTTAAACCCAATGCCGTTGTAATTGCTGATGAAACAAAATACGAATATATAGCCTCGGTTTTACAGCCCCTTGATATTAAAGTCTATGCTGGTATTGAATCTGTTTGCCAGGTGGTTGAAATGGAGGAGATAGACATTGTGCTTACCGCTCTTGTTGGGTATGCTGGTTTAAAACCAACTTTGAATGCAATTAGAGCTGGAAAGCAAATTGCCTTGGCAAATAAAGAAACCCTGGTTGTTGCAGGGGAACTGGTCACCTCCGAGGCAAGGGGAAAAGGAGTTAATATTTACCCTGTTGATTCGGAGCATTCTGCAATTTTCCAGTGCCTTGTTGGTGAATTTCACAATCCAATTGAAAAAATTTATTTAACAGCATCAGGAGGGCCATTCAGAGGCAAGAATGCAGAATACTTAAAAACAGTAACCAAATTACAAGCCCTTAAGCACCCCAATTGGGAAATGGGTGCTAAAATAACCATAGATTCTGCCACTTTAATGAATAAAGGACTTGAGGTTATAGAGGCCAAATGGTTATTTAATTTAAAACCAAATCAAATTGATGTAATTGTTCATCCTCAATCAATAATACATTCCATTGTGCAGTTTGAAGATGGGTCGATGAAAGCACAGATGGGGCTTCCAAATATGAAATTACCCATCCAATATGCACTTTCATATCCGAATAGATTAAAATCAAATATAAAACGTTTTAATTTTTTGGATTATCCTGAACTTACTTTTGAACAACCTGATAAAAAAACTTTTCGTAACCTTGCACTCGCTTTTGAAGCATTAAATGCCGGTGGAAATATGCCATGTGTAATTAATGCTGCCAATGAAGTAATGGTTGATGCCTTTCTGCAGGAGAAAGTAGCGTTTTTTAAAATGCCAGAACTCATTGAAAAATGCATGCAAAAAATAAATTTTATAAGTAAGCCAGTTTATGATGATTATGTTCAAACTGACATTGAAACAAGGAAAGTAGCAAAGGATTTATTAAATAATTAA
- a CDS encoding GH3 auxin-responsive promoter family protein, with translation MGLKASLSKIFARYIAAEINKWSKEPLKAQENVFISLLDGAKKTAFGKDHNFCEIKSYADFKKYVPIRDYEGHRVYIDRIIAGENDVLWKGKPIYFCKTSGTTSGVKYIPITKQSISNHINTARNAILSYIAETGKTDFVEGKMIFLSGSPVLTKIGGINLGRLSGIVNHHVPGYLRKNQVPSYETNCIEDWEHKVDVIANETLHEKMTLISGIPSWVQMYFDKIIEKSGKKNIAAVFPKFSLFIYGGVNFEPYRSKFENTIGKKIDSIETYPASEGFIAFQDSQKEPGLLLNVNAGIFFEFIPTDEFFNENPTRIALKEVKAGINYVIILNTNAGLWGYNIGDTVKFVSVKPYRLIVTGRIKHFTSAFGEHVIAEEVDKAIALASFEYGAEVVEYTVAPQVAPLNGLPYHEWFIEFSKTPVDMEAFRMKLDKEMQDLNIYYRDLIKGNILQTLIIKPVQKDGFINYMKSQGKLGGQNKVPRLSNDRIFADELNKYI, from the coding sequence ATGGGATTAAAAGCATCTTTAAGTAAAATATTTGCCAGATACATTGCAGCTGAAATTAATAAGTGGAGCAAAGAACCTTTAAAAGCACAGGAAAATGTTTTTATATCCTTATTGGATGGGGCAAAAAAAACAGCTTTTGGGAAGGACCATAATTTCTGCGAAATTAAATCCTATGCTGATTTCAAAAAATATGTTCCTATAAGAGATTATGAAGGACATCGGGTTTATATTGATAGAATTATTGCCGGAGAAAACGATGTTTTATGGAAAGGAAAACCTATATATTTTTGCAAAACTTCTGGTACCACTTCTGGAGTTAAATACATTCCTATAACCAAACAATCCATTTCTAATCATATAAATACAGCTCGAAATGCAATACTTTCCTATATTGCAGAAACTGGAAAAACTGATTTTGTTGAAGGGAAAATGATTTTTTTATCTGGTAGCCCTGTTTTAACTAAAATAGGAGGTATTAACCTCGGAAGGCTTTCAGGAATTGTAAATCATCATGTGCCAGGATATTTACGCAAGAATCAGGTACCTTCTTATGAAACCAATTGCATTGAGGATTGGGAACATAAGGTAGATGTAATTGCCAATGAAACATTGCATGAAAAAATGACCCTTATTAGTGGTATTCCCTCTTGGGTGCAAATGTATTTTGATAAAATAATTGAGAAATCAGGAAAAAAGAATATTGCTGCTGTTTTTCCAAAATTTTCCCTGTTTATTTATGGGGGAGTTAACTTTGAGCCCTACCGGTCAAAGTTTGAAAATACTATAGGAAAGAAGATCGATTCCATTGAAACTTACCCAGCCTCAGAAGGCTTTATTGCATTTCAGGATTCACAAAAAGAGCCGGGATTGCTGCTGAATGTAAATGCAGGTATATTTTTTGAATTTATTCCTACAGATGAATTTTTTAATGAAAATCCTACCCGTATTGCTTTAAAAGAAGTGAAAGCTGGAATTAATTATGTGATAATTTTAAATACAAACGCTGGGCTTTGGGGATACAACATTGGAGATACTGTTAAGTTTGTTTCAGTTAAACCTTACCGTTTAATTGTTACAGGCCGCATAAAACATTTTACATCTGCTTTTGGAGAACATGTAATAGCTGAGGAAGTGGATAAAGCAATTGCATTAGCCTCTTTTGAGTATGGGGCCGAAGTAGTTGAATATACAGTTGCTCCGCAAGTTGCACCCTTGAATGGTTTGCCTTATCATGAATGGTTTATTGAGTTTTCAAAAACTCCTGTTGATATGGAAGCCTTTAGAATGAAGCTCGATAAAGAGATGCAGGATTTAAATATTTATTACCGTGATTTGATTAAGGGCAACATATTGCAAACACTCATTATTAAACCTGTTCAAAAAGATGGCTTTATAAATTACATGAAATCTCAGGGTAAATTGGGCGGACAGAACAAAGTTCCAAGATTATCAAATGACAGAATTTTTGCAGATGAATTGAACAAATACATTTAA
- a CDS encoding M23 family metallopeptidase → MSESKQENRNRLISRLKNKYRLVLLNDDSFEEKISLRLSPLNVFILSGTILIVLITIVISFIAFTPIREFIPGYADVNLRRSALQAVLKADSLEQEIKMKNYYLNSLANVLEGKIPVDEITGMPDSTKNYDNIILVKSKEDSLLRDQIESQDLYSLTSKEERNQKKSISSFFFFTPINGTVTASFNVFEGHYGTDIAAAENEVVKATLNGTVVFSSWTTEYGNVIQIQHEDNMLSVYKHNSVVLKKTGNYVKAGEAIAIIGNSGDLTSGPHLHFELWYNGIAINPQDYIIF, encoded by the coding sequence ATGTCAGAAAGCAAGCAGGAAAACCGGAATAGGTTAATTAGCAGGTTGAAAAACAAATACAGGCTGGTGCTGCTTAACGATGACAGTTTCGAAGAAAAAATATCTCTTAGGCTTTCTCCATTAAATGTTTTTATACTTTCGGGTACCATCCTAATTGTTTTAATAACCATTGTAATTAGTTTTATTGCATTTACCCCAATACGGGAGTTTATTCCTGGCTATGCAGATGTGAATTTAAGGAGAAGCGCTTTACAAGCAGTACTTAAGGCCGATTCACTTGAGCAGGAAATAAAAATGAAAAATTATTATTTAAATTCACTAGCAAATGTACTTGAGGGGAAAATACCGGTTGATGAAATCACAGGAATGCCCGATTCTACAAAAAATTACGATAATATCATTCTTGTAAAGTCCAAAGAGGACTCTTTATTAAGAGACCAGATAGAATCCCAGGATTTATACAGTTTGACTTCAAAAGAGGAAAGAAACCAAAAGAAAAGTATTAGCAGCTTTTTTTTCTTTACCCCAATAAATGGTACTGTTACCGCATCATTTAATGTTTTTGAAGGCCATTATGGAACTGATATAGCAGCTGCAGAGAATGAAGTGGTTAAAGCTACGCTCAATGGTACAGTTGTGTTTTCATCATGGACAACTGAATATGGAAATGTTATTCAAATCCAACATGAGGATAATATGCTTTCTGTATACAAGCACAATTCAGTAGTATTGAAAAAGACAGGAAATTATGTTAAGGCAGGGGAGGCAATAGCCATTATTGGCAATTCTGGTGATTTAACTTCCGGGCCCCACCTTCATTTTGAATTATGGTATAATGGGATTGCAATTAATCCTCAGGATTATATAATTTTTTAA